One Tolypothrix bouteillei VB521301 DNA window includes the following coding sequences:
- a CDS encoding pre-16S rRNA-processing nuclease YqgF: MTIPEFSPTQPVILGFDPGRDKCGLAVMGVDRQLYYHEVVPSEHAIAAILSLQQKYPISLLVMGDQTTAKRWKQQLTGELTDSLNIILIDERYTTLEARDRYWQMYPPKGLTRLLPRGMRQPPRPIDDIVAILLIERYLNRLTN; the protein is encoded by the coding sequence ATGACTATTCCTGAATTTTCACCAACGCAACCAGTTATTTTGGGATTCGATCCAGGTCGAGATAAGTGTGGCTTGGCTGTCATGGGTGTAGATAGGCAACTTTACTATCATGAAGTTGTCCCCTCCGAACATGCGATCGCTGCTATTTTGTCGTTGCAACAAAAGTATCCCATTTCCTTATTGGTTATGGGAGACCAAACAACAGCCAAGCGTTGGAAACAACAACTGACTGGGGAATTAACAGATTCATTAAATATTATTTTAATAGATGAGAGATATACAACTTTAGAAGCACGCGATCGCTACTGGCAGATGTATCCTCCTAAAGGATTGACAAGATTACTACCTCGTGGTATGAGACAACCCCCAAGACCAATAGATGATATTGTTGCCATCCTGCTGATTGAAAGATACCTAAACCGACTAACGAATTAG
- a CDS encoding DUF3146 family protein, producing the protein MSAKNRLPETTAHVRIIRQSWQQGYLEGEVRAGDFEWQFQWHFRRGELAVKPSQGRALIKEPLGRFLEQQDYQLEPGGDYAFTIRAEL; encoded by the coding sequence GTGAGTGCTAAGAACCGTTTACCAGAAACTACTGCCCATGTCAGGATTATCCGTCAATCCTGGCAACAAGGCTATCTTGAAGGTGAAGTCAGAGCAGGCGATTTTGAGTGGCAGTTCCAATGGCATTTCCGTCGCGGGGAACTTGCTGTAAAGCCTTCTCAAGGACGTGCTTTAATTAAAGAACCCTTGGGGCGCTTTTTAGAGCAACAAGACTACCAACTCGAACCGGGCGGAGACTATGCTTTCACAATTAGAGCAGAACTCTAA
- a CDS encoding DUF6875 domain-containing protein produces the protein MQLYTPTEIDRFQQDLPYLIEIQQWIKNFLIKPHPNLGRSGPVCPYVPHALKTNGIQLGVIRAQNLQLQEIEELVLSYKDIFLQIEPRNKETELTQSIILIFPDIKLEDTARIIDSVQQKLKEFFVDSGLMLGEFHKRNYSPGLHNSNFYPLQSPIPILAIRFMVESDLPFLINADNLELRIKYLKAYLRHFDRKNSESKNVSNARYALKLAQEQLQNEKLLDLCWEHS, from the coding sequence ATGCAACTCTACACACCTACTGAAATAGATCGTTTTCAACAAGACCTTCCCTATTTAATTGAAATCCAGCAGTGGATTAAAAATTTTTTGATAAAACCTCACCCAAATTTGGGTAGATCGGGTCCTGTATGCCCTTATGTACCTCATGCACTTAAGACAAACGGTATTCAACTAGGAGTTATTCGCGCTCAAAATCTACAGTTACAGGAAATTGAAGAACTAGTTTTAAGCTATAAAGATATTTTTCTGCAAATAGAGCCAAGGAACAAAGAAACTGAGTTGACTCAAAGTATTATCTTAATTTTTCCCGATATTAAGCTAGAAGACACTGCTCGTATCATTGATAGCGTGCAACAAAAGCTCAAAGAATTTTTTGTAGATTCAGGTTTAATGTTAGGAGAATTTCACAAGCGCAATTATAGCCCAGGATTGCACAACTCTAATTTTTACCCCCTTCAAAGTCCCATACCCATTTTAGCGATTCGCTTTATGGTTGAATCAGATTTACCTTTTCTTATAAATGCCGATAATTTGGAACTTCGCATTAAGTATCTCAAAGCTTATTTACGACACTTTGATCGGAAAAATTCCGAAAGTAAAAATGTTAGTAATGCTCGTTATGCTTTGAAATTAGCACAAGAGCAGCTTCAAAATGAGAAGTTATTGGATTTATGTTGGGAGCACTCATAA
- a CDS encoding amino acid adenylation domain-containing protein — protein sequence MSNIKQNTSVYNNCLTIEKNQKTQIDNSLELCIHQLFEAQVERSPDAVAVVFENKQLTYRQLNQQANQLAYHLRALGVKKEVLVGICVERSLEMVIGLLGILKAGGAYVPLDPTYPEERLAFIMEDTQTPVLLTQKHLVHKLPACKAQIVCLDSDWEQIAHNSQDNLVCETKAHNLIYVIYTSGSTGQPKGVMIPHRGIYNQLYWRQTSFGLSQVDKVLQTISFSFDPSVWQIFWCLSFGGQLILPSPGGHQDTAYLVKTVIEKQITVLALVPSILRVLLEEEGIENCKSLRHVTCGGEALPIELVEQFFTRLNLENVLHNCYGPTEASIDATFWTCQRGTHGIFAPIGRPIANAEIYILDENLQPVPVGEPGELHIGGVGLARGYFNRPELTDEKFIPNPFKTANNSSELTCSDRLYKTGDLVRYLSDGNLEFLGRIDHQVKIRGFRIELGEIEAKLGTHPAVQQTLVMARENVPGHKQLVAYVVVAPEHNSVERPSPSELRLFLQDKLPQYMVPASFVFLDTMPLNPNGKVDRHALPAPDRESYKHNFVEARNPIEQVLASIWAEVLSLEVVGIYDNFFELGGHSLLATQVMSRIRRALGVEIKVQLLFETPTIADLAREISVIQNQDTNLLENHTIPRLTNRQTVPLSFAQQRVWFLEQLEPNSPTYIISQAFRLQGTLDVGVLQQSLDAIVAHHEALRTNFIVSVDGSPIQIFQEPRSVELKIVDFLHEQKSEINPQLSDYLNREAHRPFNLSSDLMLRATLCYVDHQEYVLLLVMHHIASDGWSMGILWQQLATVYEAFAQKLPNPLPKLPIQYADFAIWQRQRLSGQVLNQQLDYWKDQLAGANTILELPTDKPRPPVQTYRGAMQSLILPQTLAASLTMRSQQEGVTLFMTLLAAFGTLLHRYTGQEDILIGSPIAGRNRAELEDLIGFFINTVVLRVNCSENPSFSTLLNRVRRMALEAYTHQDMPFEKLVQELQPERDTSRNPLFQVWFNMLNLKDIKLELPGLVVEPFSMPETPSKFDLTLYITEQQQGIKLELVYNADLFVPERMQEMLDQFHHLLVQIAETPQQNISSLSLVTNTAALLLPNPQQKLSILSEAAVHTKFSQQAQRVPQNLAVVDARVAWTYAKLEELTNQLAHYLLANNIQSQDVVAIYGQRSALLVVAILGVLKAGGAFVILDPAYPTSRLMDCLESVQPRAWLQIASDSQVLTAWNRRCMAKDADETVFYSDENRYSFCCLEISYDSILVALQSYPTSNPEVTVELDDLAYFAFTSGSTGKPKGIKGSHRPLSHFVQWHQKTFGLCESDKFSMLSGLSHDPLLRDIFTPLSLGSTLCIPQQEEIETLNQLADWMRVMRISVAHLTPAMAQLLTAKTESQTTDLRYVFFAGDMLKQQDVRNIYRFAPNVTCVNFYGATETPQAMGYFVIPEDCSVGGPAPSPHSLIPLGRGIEDVQLLVLTQGLQLAGIGEIGEIYVRTPYLSSGYIGSDALTQERFIVNPFTKIATDRLYKTGDLGRYLPNGNVEFCDRIDNQVKIRGFRIELGEIEVVLSQYPSVREVAVVLREDIPRDKQLVAYVVLKEQQSSTVNQLRQFLTEKLPRYMVPASFVMLEALPLTPNGKLNRAALPVPEVEKKTFVAPRNKLERELVEIWKQVLSIERVGVRDNFFELGGHSLLAVKLFAQIEQKFTQKLPLATLFQSGTVEDIAKILSRYREEEFARWSCLVPIQPKGSKPPLFCIHPLGGEILCYHLLARHLGLERPFYGIQPQGIDGKLPFLTKVEDMAALYIREIQSVQPKGPYFLSGYSLGGIIAYEMAQQLYLQGEEIGMLAILDTCLPGYSSRLPFLQRILVHFTNLLEQGPAYLWQKFDGWTEWTQHNITNKYLEHLRISEPLPENDLHVALMDANVQAVKNYTFKKYLGQMTLLRTSDKHRDKEKGVGMQYDPQFGWGDVVTGEIDVHLVPGSHLTLFEEPHVKVLAEKLKHCLESRE from the coding sequence ATGAGTAATATCAAACAAAATACATCTGTTTATAACAATTGCTTAACAATAGAAAAGAACCAGAAGACTCAAATAGATAACTCATTAGAGTTATGCATTCATCAACTGTTTGAGGCTCAAGTAGAGCGATCGCCGGACGCTGTTGCTGTTGTATTTGAAAACAAACAACTCACTTACCGACAGTTAAATCAGCAAGCCAACCAACTAGCGTATCACCTGCGTGCATTGGGTGTAAAAAAAGAAGTTTTAGTTGGGATTTGTGTAGAGCGTTCTTTAGAAATGGTAATAGGGCTGTTAGGAATTCTCAAAGCGGGAGGTGCTTATGTACCACTCGATCCAACATATCCTGAAGAACGTCTAGCCTTCATTATGGAGGATACTCAGACACCAGTACTGCTCACGCAAAAGCACTTAGTTCACAAATTACCTGCTTGTAAAGCACAAATCGTTTGTTTGGATAGCGATTGGGAACAAATAGCCCACAACAGCCAAGACAATCTTGTTTGCGAAACAAAAGCCCATAATCTCATTTACGTCATTTATACCTCTGGCTCCACGGGACAACCCAAAGGGGTGATGATTCCTCACCGGGGAATATACAACCAACTTTACTGGAGGCAAACCAGTTTTGGATTAAGCCAAGTCGATAAAGTTTTACAAACGATTTCTTTTAGCTTCGATCCTTCTGTATGGCAGATATTTTGGTGTTTGTCGTTTGGAGGACAGTTAATATTACCATCACCTGGCGGACATCAAGACACTGCGTATTTAGTAAAGACTGTGATTGAGAAACAAATTACCGTTCTCGCCTTAGTACCTTCTATACTCCGCGTGTTGTTAGAAGAAGAGGGAATCGAGAACTGTAAAAGCCTTCGACACGTAACTTGCGGCGGAGAAGCTTTACCCATTGAATTAGTAGAACAGTTTTTTACCCGCCTGAATTTGGAGAATGTTCTGCATAACTGCTACGGTCCTACTGAAGCTTCTATTGATGCGACCTTCTGGACTTGTCAGCGCGGAACTCATGGCATTTTTGCTCCCATTGGTCGCCCGATCGCTAACGCAGAAATTTACATATTAGATGAAAACTTGCAACCCGTACCTGTTGGCGAACCTGGTGAATTGCATATTGGTGGTGTAGGATTGGCGCGGGGTTATTTTAACCGTCCTGAACTAACAGATGAAAAGTTTATTCCCAACCCTTTTAAAACAGCAAATAATTCTTCTGAATTGACTTGTTCAGACCGACTCTATAAAACAGGGGATTTGGTGCGTTATTTATCTGATGGAAATCTTGAGTTTCTCGGTCGTATTGACCATCAGGTTAAAATTCGGGGCTTTCGCATTGAATTAGGAGAAATTGAAGCGAAACTTGGTACGCATCCAGCCGTACAACAAACTTTAGTTATGGCGCGAGAAAACGTTCCGGGTCACAAACAATTAGTGGCTTATGTTGTGGTAGCTCCAGAACATAACTCCGTAGAACGCCCCAGCCCTTCTGAGTTGCGCCTTTTTTTGCAGGATAAGTTGCCTCAGTACATGGTACCTGCTAGCTTTGTCTTTTTAGATACCATGCCATTAAATCCTAATGGCAAGGTAGACCGCCATGCTTTACCCGCACCAGATCGAGAAAGTTACAAACATAACTTTGTTGAAGCCCGCAATCCAATTGAGCAGGTTTTGGCATCCATTTGGGCGGAAGTTTTGAGTTTGGAAGTCGTAGGTATTTATGACAACTTTTTTGAATTGGGGGGGCATTCACTGCTAGCAACGCAAGTGATGTCTCGGATACGTCGGGCTTTAGGTGTAGAAATTAAAGTACAGTTGCTGTTTGAGACACCAACAATCGCGGATTTGGCACGTGAGATCTCGGTTATTCAAAACCAAGACACCAATCTCTTGGAAAATCATACAATTCCCCGATTAACCAATCGACAAACGGTACCCCTGTCTTTTGCTCAGCAGAGAGTTTGGTTTTTGGAGCAGTTGGAGCCAAACAGCCCGACTTACATCATCTCTCAAGCATTTCGGTTACAGGGGACATTAGATGTAGGCGTATTGCAACAGTCTTTAGATGCAATTGTTGCCCATCATGAAGCACTCCGAACAAATTTTATTGTCTCGGTTGATGGTAGCCCCATACAAATTTTTCAAGAACCTCGCTCTGTAGAACTGAAGATCGTTGACTTTTTGCACGAACAAAAAAGCGAAATTAACCCTCAACTGTCAGATTACCTTAACCGGGAAGCACACCGTCCTTTTAACTTATCGTCTGATTTGATGCTGCGAGCAACATTGTGTTACGTAGACCATCAAGAATACGTACTTTTGCTGGTCATGCATCATATTGCTTCTGATGGCTGGTCAATGGGTATTTTATGGCAGCAATTGGCAACAGTGTATGAAGCTTTCGCGCAAAAATTGCCAAATCCGTTACCAAAACTGCCCATCCAATATGCTGACTTTGCAATTTGGCAGCGTCAACGGCTATCGGGTCAAGTTCTCAACCAACAGCTAGATTACTGGAAAGACCAGCTAGCAGGTGCAAATACTATACTGGAATTACCTACTGACAAACCGCGTCCTCCCGTGCAAACTTACCGAGGCGCGATGCAATCTTTGATACTACCCCAAACCCTAGCAGCATCTTTGACAATGCGATCGCAACAGGAAGGCGTGACCCTGTTTATGACGTTGCTTGCAGCATTTGGAACACTTTTGCACCGTTATACCGGACAAGAAGACATCCTCATTGGCTCTCCTATCGCAGGTCGCAATCGGGCTGAACTTGAAGATTTGATTGGATTTTTTATCAACACCGTAGTTTTACGGGTTAACTGTTCTGAAAATCCCAGTTTTTCTACCCTACTAAATCGCGTTCGTCGCATGGCATTGGAAGCATATACCCATCAAGATATGCCTTTTGAGAAGTTAGTACAAGAACTACAGCCAGAAAGAGATACCAGCCGCAACCCACTATTTCAAGTATGGTTTAATATGCTGAATTTAAAGGATATTAAACTGGAATTACCCGGTCTGGTTGTAGAACCCTTCTCAATGCCAGAAACTCCTTCTAAGTTTGACTTAACCTTGTACATCACCGAACAACAGCAAGGAATCAAACTGGAATTAGTTTACAATGCTGACCTATTCGTACCCGAGCGAATGCAGGAAATGCTCGATCAGTTCCATCATTTGCTCGTTCAGATTGCGGAAACTCCACAACAGAATATTTCTTCTCTATCACTAGTTACGAACACAGCGGCATTACTTTTACCAAATCCTCAGCAAAAACTTTCCATACTCTCAGAAGCAGCCGTTCATACTAAATTTTCTCAACAAGCTCAAAGAGTACCGCAAAACTTGGCAGTTGTGGATGCACGAGTTGCTTGGACTTACGCCAAACTTGAAGAACTGACCAATCAATTGGCTCACTACTTGCTAGCAAATAATATCCAATCTCAAGACGTAGTTGCCATTTACGGACAAAGAAGTGCCTTATTAGTTGTAGCAATCCTAGGTGTTCTGAAAGCAGGTGGCGCTTTTGTCATTCTCGATCCGGCTTATCCCACTTCTCGATTGATGGATTGTCTTGAATCAGTCCAGCCTCGTGCTTGGCTGCAAATTGCTTCAGATTCTCAAGTTCTGACTGCATGGAACCGCAGATGCATGGCAAAGGACGCAGATGAAACTGTATTTTATTCGGATGAGAACCGCTATAGTTTTTGCTGTTTGGAAATATCCTATGACTCAATCTTGGTAGCATTACAAAGTTATCCCACAAGTAACCCAGAAGTGACAGTGGAACTAGATGATTTAGCTTATTTTGCTTTTACTTCTGGTTCTACAGGTAAACCTAAGGGTATTAAAGGTAGCCACAGACCTTTATCTCATTTTGTGCAATGGCATCAAAAGACTTTTGGGTTGTGCGAGTCAGATAAATTTAGCATGCTTTCTGGTTTATCTCACGATCCTTTGTTAAGAGATATTTTCACACCCTTGTCATTGGGGTCAACTTTATGCATTCCCCAGCAAGAGGAGATTGAAACATTAAATCAGCTAGCTGATTGGATGCGAGTGATGAGAATTAGTGTTGCTCATCTGACACCAGCAATGGCACAACTGCTGACAGCAAAAACCGAAAGCCAAACCACGGACTTGCGTTACGTATTTTTTGCTGGTGACATGCTTAAGCAACAAGATGTCAGAAACATCTATCGTTTTGCTCCCAACGTAACTTGTGTCAATTTTTACGGTGCTACTGAAACCCCCCAAGCTATGGGTTACTTTGTTATACCTGAAGATTGTAGTGTTGGTGGCCCAGCCCCCAGTCCCCATTCTCTAATCCCTCTAGGTCGAGGTATTGAGGATGTACAGTTACTTGTTTTGACACAGGGGTTGCAGTTAGCTGGAATTGGCGAGATAGGAGAGATTTACGTTCGCACCCCTTACTTATCTTCTGGTTATATTGGCAGCGATGCATTAACTCAAGAACGTTTTATTGTCAACCCATTTACCAAGATTGCTACCGACCGACTTTATAAAACGGGAGACTTGGGACGCTACCTACCCAACGGTAACGTTGAGTTTTGCGATCGCATTGACAATCAAGTCAAGATTCGTGGATTCCGGATTGAGTTGGGCGAAATTGAAGTTGTATTGAGTCAATATCCCTCTGTTCGAGAAGTGGCCGTTGTTCTAAGAGAAGACATTCCCCGTGACAAGCAGTTAGTAGCATATGTTGTTCTCAAAGAACAACAAAGTTCCACTGTCAACCAACTGAGGCAATTTCTCACGGAAAAGCTTCCCAGATACATGGTTCCAGCTTCCTTTGTAATGCTAGAAGCGCTACCCCTAACTCCTAATGGTAAACTCAACCGCGCAGCTCTTCCAGTACCTGAGGTAGAAAAGAAAACCTTTGTTGCTCCCCGCAACAAGTTAGAACGCGAGTTAGTAGAGATTTGGAAACAAGTCTTAAGTATCGAGCGTGTTGGTGTGAGAGATAACTTTTTTGAGCTAGGAGGACATTCTTTACTAGCAGTAAAGCTATTCGCGCAGATCGAGCAAAAATTTACCCAAAAACTTCCTCTTGCCACTCTTTTTCAATCGGGTACAGTAGAAGACATTGCCAAAATACTTTCTCGGTATCGAGAAGAAGAATTTGCCCGATGGTCGTGCTTGGTACCAATTCAACCCAAAGGTTCAAAACCACCATTGTTTTGCATTCATCCCCTTGGTGGAGAAATTTTGTGTTACCACTTATTAGCACGGCACCTTGGTTTAGAGCGACCGTTTTATGGGATACAACCACAAGGAATAGATGGAAAACTGCCTTTCTTAACCAAAGTAGAAGACATGGCAGCACTTTATATTAGAGAAATTCAGTCCGTTCAACCAAAAGGTCCTTATTTTCTGAGTGGTTATTCTTTGGGTGGTATTATTGCTTACGAAATGGCGCAGCAACTTTACTTACAAGGTGAAGAGATTGGAATGCTAGCTATACTTGATACCTGTCTTCCTGGATATAGCAGTCGGTTACCATTTTTACAACGAATCTTAGTGCATTTTACGAATTTGTTAGAACAGGGCCCTGCTTACTTGTGGCAAAAGTTTGATGGATGGACAGAATGGACTCAACACAACATCACAAATAAGTATTTAGAACATTTGAGGATTTCCGAACCTTTGCCTGAAAACGATTTGCACGTAGCACTGATGGATGCTAACGTACAAGCTGTCAAGAACTATACTTTTAAGAAATACTTAGGTCAAATGACTCTTTTGCGGACTTCTGACAAACATCGAGACAAGGAAAAAGGAGTCGGTATGCAATACGATCCACAATTTGGTTGGGGTGATGTAGTGACGGGAGAAATAGATGTTCATCTTGTTCCCGGTTCTCATCTCACTTTGTTTGAGGAACCTCATGTTAAGGTGCTAGCGGAAAAATTGAAGCATTGTCTTGAAAGTCGGGAGTAG
- a CDS encoding polyribonucleotide nucleotidyltransferase yields MGEFEKSISFDGRDIRLKVGQLAPQSGGSVLIQSGDTAVLVTATRSEAREGIDFLPLTVDYEERLYAAGRIPGGMLRREGRPPERAILTSRLIDRPLRPLFPSWLRDDLQIVALTLSMDELVPPDVLAVTGASIATIIAKIPFNGPMAAVRVGLVGDDFIINPTYAEIEAGDLDLIVAGSPDGVIMVEAGANQLPERDIIEAIEFGYEAVQDLIKAQQDLIAEIGLELITQEPPQVDSTLENFIRERATEDIKKILSQFDLDKTQRDAALDEVKATIETAIAELSEEDPIRIAAKADKAVDNNFKDLTKKFMRRQIIEDNVRVDGRKLDEVRPVSCLVDLLPKRVHGSGLFNRGLTQVLSACTLGTPGDMQYLSDDLQQDQQKRYMHHYNFPPFSVGETKPMRAPGRREIGHGALAERALLPVLPPKEQFPYVIRVVSEVLSSNGSTSMGSVCGSTLALMDAGVPISKPVSGAAMGLIKEGEEVRVLTDIQGIEDFLGDMDFKVAGTDSGITALQMDMKISGLPLEIIAQAVHQAKAARLHILDKMLQTIEHPRTEMSPFAPRLMTIRIDPDMIGLVIGPGGKTIKGITEETGAKIDIEDDGTVTISALDENKAKRARNIIQGMTRKLNEGDVYAGRVTRIIPIGAFVEFLPGKEGMIHISQLADYRVGKVEDEVAVGDEVIVKVREIDNKGRINLTRLGIHPDQAAAAREAAAVNR; encoded by the coding sequence ATGGGAGAATTTGAAAAGTCAATATCCTTTGACGGACGGGATATTCGACTGAAGGTGGGTCAATTAGCTCCCCAATCTGGTGGATCGGTGTTGATACAATCTGGGGATACAGCAGTTTTAGTGACGGCTACACGTTCGGAAGCTAGAGAAGGCATCGATTTCCTCCCCTTAACGGTAGATTACGAAGAAAGACTGTATGCAGCAGGTAGAATTCCTGGGGGCATGCTACGCCGGGAAGGGCGTCCGCCAGAAAGAGCAATTCTGACCAGCCGACTGATTGACCGTCCTTTACGTCCTTTGTTCCCGTCTTGGTTGCGTGACGATTTGCAAATTGTTGCACTGACTCTTTCAATGGATGAGTTAGTACCACCCGATGTACTGGCAGTTACGGGTGCTTCTATCGCTACAATTATTGCCAAAATACCATTTAACGGACCAATGGCAGCAGTTCGGGTTGGGTTAGTGGGTGACGATTTTATCATTAACCCCACTTATGCGGAAATAGAAGCCGGAGACTTGGACTTGATTGTAGCTGGCTCGCCAGATGGTGTCATCATGGTAGAAGCAGGAGCCAATCAATTGCCAGAAAGGGACATTATTGAGGCAATTGAGTTTGGTTATGAAGCAGTACAAGACCTGATCAAAGCACAACAAGATTTGATTGCGGAAATTGGGCTGGAACTCATAACACAAGAACCACCTCAGGTAGACTCGACCTTAGAGAACTTTATACGCGAACGGGCAACCGAAGATATTAAGAAAATCCTGTCACAATTTGATTTGGACAAAACACAGCGCGATGCAGCTTTAGATGAAGTTAAGGCTACCATTGAAACTGCGATCGCCGAATTATCTGAGGAAGATCCCATTCGTATTGCTGCAAAAGCCGATAAGGCGGTTGACAATAACTTTAAGGATTTGACCAAAAAGTTCATGCGCCGTCAAATTATTGAAGACAACGTTCGGGTTGATGGGCGCAAACTGGATGAAGTACGTCCGGTATCTTGTCTAGTAGATCTTTTGCCCAAGAGAGTCCATGGAAGCGGTCTGTTTAATCGGGGGCTGACTCAGGTGCTGTCTGCTTGTACTCTCGGTACACCGGGGGATATGCAGTACCTCAGCGATGATTTGCAACAAGACCAACAAAAACGCTACATGCATCACTATAACTTCCCACCGTTCTCCGTAGGGGAAACCAAACCCATGCGTGCGCCCGGTCGTCGGGAAATCGGTCATGGAGCACTTGCAGAAAGAGCTTTGTTGCCAGTACTACCACCAAAAGAACAGTTTCCTTACGTAATTCGGGTTGTTTCGGAAGTCCTTTCTTCCAATGGTTCTACCTCAATGGGTTCCGTGTGCGGTTCCACACTCGCATTAATGGATGCTGGTGTCCCCATTTCTAAACCTGTTAGTGGTGCAGCAATGGGTTTGATTAAGGAAGGCGAAGAAGTTCGAGTGCTTACCGATATTCAAGGGATTGAAGACTTTTTGGGCGACATGGACTTTAAAGTCGCTGGGACAGATAGCGGGATTACTGCTTTACAAATGGACATGAAAATCTCCGGTTTGCCCTTGGAAATTATTGCTCAAGCTGTCCACCAAGCAAAAGCAGCACGGTTGCACATTCTGGACAAAATGCTCCAGACTATCGAGCACCCCCGTACTGAAATGTCACCTTTTGCCCCACGTCTGATGACCATTCGCATCGATCCGGATATGATCGGTTTAGTTATTGGACCCGGTGGCAAGACAATTAAGGGCATTACTGAAGAAACAGGAGCAAAAATTGATATCGAAGATGATGGTACGGTAACAATTTCCGCTCTTGATGAAAACAAGGCAAAAAGAGCACGTAACATTATCCAAGGTATGACAAGAAAGCTCAACGAGGGTGATGTTTACGCAGGTCGTGTGACACGAATTATACCAATTGGTGCGTTTGTGGAATTTTTGCCCGGTAAAGAAGGTATGATTCACATTTCTCAACTTGCAGATTATCGCGTTGGGAAAGTTGAAGATGAGGTTGCAGTTGGCGATGAAGTGATTGTCAAAGTACGGGAGATTGACAATAAAGGTAGGATTAATCTCACCCGCTTGGGAATTCACCCAGATCAAGCAGCTGCAGCGCGAGAAGCAGCAGCAGTCAATCGGTAA